The following coding sequences lie in one Myxococcus xanthus genomic window:
- a CDS encoding beta-ketoacyl-[acyl-carrier-protein] synthase family protein, with the protein MTDEMRVVITGMGAVSPYGAGVPTLLDALAQGRSAIRPIDDFDVSGCGCKHGARVPQGSLAALTGSNNLRRAPRGTQYTMLATEEALQMAGHGPSTWNPERVGVFLGTYRAMAEVSQDIWHRIITSEPRFVQPLLFQETVTNAVASALSIRWGWRGTNYAISAGNACGFQVLALAAQALRSGRADALIAGTFDLFTTATHFDMDDIGVLSDTNVSRPFDSRRDGYIMGEGAAVVVLETLASARARGATPLAEIAGLGVAHDGHAFGIHHPEGRGLASAMSQALRDAEASPEAVDYIAAASNSTQSLDRAEVAALKTVMGAAARAIPLSSVKGLMGEAESASDMFNLLACISAVRGGGLPVQGGTEQPEFELNLVRQPRPHRSVRAALAHSYSFGGNAGAALVRAL; encoded by the coding sequence ATGACAGACGAGATGCGAGTGGTCATCACCGGCATGGGCGCGGTGTCCCCCTACGGGGCCGGCGTCCCTACCTTGCTGGACGCACTCGCCCAGGGACGCAGCGCCATCCGCCCCATCGACGACTTCGATGTGTCCGGGTGCGGCTGCAAACACGGGGCGCGCGTCCCGCAAGGGAGCCTCGCCGCGCTGACAGGCTCCAACAACCTGCGGCGGGCGCCTCGAGGGACGCAGTACACGATGCTCGCCACGGAGGAGGCGCTCCAGATGGCGGGGCATGGGCCCTCCACCTGGAACCCGGAGCGGGTGGGCGTGTTCCTGGGCACCTACCGGGCCATGGCGGAGGTCAGTCAGGACATCTGGCACCGCATCATCACCAGCGAGCCCCGCTTCGTCCAACCGCTGCTGTTCCAGGAGACTGTGACGAACGCGGTGGCCAGCGCGCTCAGCATCCGCTGGGGCTGGCGCGGCACCAACTACGCCATCAGCGCGGGTAACGCCTGCGGCTTTCAGGTGCTCGCCCTGGCGGCGCAGGCGCTGCGCAGCGGACGGGCGGACGCCCTCATCGCGGGCACGTTCGACCTGTTCACCACTGCCACCCACTTCGACATGGATGACATTGGCGTGCTAAGCGACACCAACGTGAGCCGCCCCTTCGACAGCAGGCGAGATGGCTACATCATGGGCGAGGGAGCGGCGGTGGTGGTGCTGGAGACGCTCGCCTCCGCGCGGGCGAGAGGCGCCACCCCGCTGGCGGAGATCGCGGGCCTGGGCGTGGCGCACGACGGGCACGCCTTCGGCATCCATCATCCGGAGGGCCGAGGACTGGCCTCCGCGATGAGCCAGGCGCTTCGCGACGCGGAGGCCTCGCCCGAGGCCGTGGACTACATCGCAGCCGCGAGCAACTCCACGCAGTCGTTGGATAGGGCGGAGGTGGCCGCGCTGAAGACGGTGATGGGCGCCGCGGCGCGCGCCATTCCCCTCAGCAGCGTGAAGGGGCTCATGGGCGAGGCGGAGTCCGCCAGCGACATGTTCAACCTGCTCGCCTGTATCAGCGCGGTTCGGGGTGGCGGGTTGCCAGTCCAGGGCGGCACCGAGCAGCCGGAGTTCGAGCTCAATCTGGTGCGCCAACCGCGGCCACACCGGTCCGTCCGGGCGGCCCTGGCGCACTCCTACTCGTTCGGGGGCAACGCCGGCGCGGCGTTGGTCCGGGCGCTCTAG
- a CDS encoding ABC transporter ATP-binding protein yields MANLEGTAASTANEDVLLSLNDIRRDYVLGEARVEALKGVSLRIHRGEFVAIWGPSGSGKSSLMNILGLVDAPTSGEVSLEGTPIAKLTDNALSDLRSRKVGFVFQSFNLIPVLSALENVMVPLQIQGVGAAEVRERASQALKDVGLENQASARPDKMSGGQRQRVAIARALVTSPSIVVADEPTANLDSENSYMVVKLMRELNRSKRVTFIFTTHDPRLLDLVDRKLLLKDGLLQADEAVR; encoded by the coding sequence ATGGCCAACTTGGAAGGGACAGCGGCAAGCACGGCGAACGAGGACGTGCTCCTGTCTCTGAACGACATCCGGCGCGACTACGTCCTGGGAGAAGCACGGGTCGAAGCCTTGAAAGGCGTCTCCCTGCGCATCCACCGGGGAGAGTTCGTCGCCATCTGGGGTCCGTCGGGCAGCGGCAAGTCCAGCCTGATGAACATCCTGGGGTTGGTGGACGCGCCCACCTCGGGTGAGGTGTCGCTGGAAGGCACGCCCATCGCGAAGCTGACGGACAACGCGCTCTCCGACTTGCGCAGCCGCAAGGTCGGCTTCGTCTTCCAGAGCTTCAACCTCATCCCCGTGCTCAGCGCCCTGGAGAACGTCATGGTGCCGCTGCAGATTCAGGGCGTGGGCGCCGCCGAGGTACGCGAGCGCGCCAGTCAGGCGCTCAAGGACGTGGGCCTGGAGAATCAAGCCAGCGCGCGCCCGGACAAGATGAGTGGCGGTCAGCGCCAGCGCGTGGCGATTGCCCGCGCGCTCGTCACGTCGCCGTCCATCGTCGTGGCGGATGAGCCCACGGCCAACCTGGACTCGGAGAACAGCTACATGGTGGTCAAGCTCATGCGTGAGCTCAACCGCTCCAAGCGCGTCACCTTCATCTTCACCACCCATGACCCGCGGCTCCTGGACCTGGTCGACCGGAAGCTCCTGCTCAAGGACGGTCTGCTCCAGGCGGACGAGGCTGTGCGATGA
- a CDS encoding ABC transporter permease: MNYFSIGFRNILKNHRRSLVTLLSVGFGFASISLFAGYIKYVYGGLAKQAIHGELLGHLTVMKQGLRTEGRLHPAQYMFSKEELDRVMPILRQYPHTRLVTPRMSLSGMVSNGTASTVFVGEGMVPEDVKKLQGDFQRKLSGDLKADNPIGVATAEDLGKILNLKPGDSAALLVSTVTGQANALDVDIVDHFNTGNVGTNDKFLYLPFDLAKSLYDFDGAERLIVLLDDKAFTEQARTELTAQLKQAGFDVELKTWLELSSFYSQVKRLFDMIFAFIFSNVFIVVVMSIVNSMSMTVVERTREIGTLRAMGLRRSGILRLFTTEAFMLVVLGCAGGLLFTLLVRLAVNSAGITYTPPNSSNVVSLMVDLDMPRMARTFVMLSLLGIAAAFFPARTAARKCITDSLGHV, translated from the coding sequence ATGAACTACTTCTCCATTGGCTTCCGCAACATCCTGAAGAATCACCGGCGCAGCCTCGTCACCCTTCTCTCGGTGGGCTTCGGCTTCGCCTCCATCAGCCTCTTCGCGGGATACATCAAGTATGTGTACGGCGGGCTGGCCAAGCAGGCCATTCATGGAGAACTGCTGGGGCACCTGACGGTGATGAAGCAAGGCCTGCGCACCGAAGGCCGCCTCCATCCGGCGCAATACATGTTCTCCAAGGAGGAGCTGGACCGGGTGATGCCCATCCTCCGGCAATACCCTCACACGCGGCTGGTGACGCCGCGCATGTCGCTCAGCGGAATGGTGTCCAACGGCACCGCGTCCACCGTCTTCGTGGGCGAGGGCATGGTCCCCGAGGATGTCAAGAAGCTCCAGGGTGACTTCCAGCGCAAGCTGTCAGGTGACTTGAAGGCGGACAACCCCATCGGGGTAGCGACGGCGGAGGACCTGGGCAAGATTCTCAACCTGAAGCCCGGCGACTCGGCCGCGCTGCTGGTGAGCACGGTGACAGGTCAGGCCAATGCGCTAGACGTGGACATCGTGGACCACTTCAACACGGGCAACGTCGGCACCAATGACAAGTTCCTGTACCTGCCCTTCGACCTGGCGAAGTCCCTGTATGACTTCGACGGCGCCGAGCGGCTCATCGTGCTGCTGGATGACAAGGCCTTCACCGAGCAGGCGCGGACGGAGCTCACGGCACAGCTCAAGCAAGCGGGCTTCGACGTGGAGCTCAAGACGTGGCTGGAACTGTCGAGCTTCTACTCACAGGTGAAGCGCCTGTTCGACATGATTTTCGCCTTCATCTTCAGCAACGTCTTCATCGTGGTGGTCATGAGCATCGTGAACTCCATGAGCATGACGGTGGTGGAGCGGACGCGGGAGATTGGAACGCTGCGCGCCATGGGGCTGCGCCGCTCGGGCATCTTGCGACTCTTCACCACCGAGGCCTTCATGCTCGTGGTGCTGGGATGCGCCGGAGGGTTGCTCTTCACGTTGCTGGTGCGACTGGCCGTCAACAGCGCGGGCATCACCTATACCCCGCCCAACTCCTCCAACGTGGTCAGCCTCATGGTCGACCTCGACATGCCCCGGATGGCGAGGACGTTCGTCATGCTCTCGCTGCTGGGCATCGCCGCGGCCTTCTTCCCGGCGCGTACCGCCGCGCGCAAGTGCATCACCGATTCGCTGGGCCATGTCTGA
- a CDS encoding outer membrane lipoprotein-sorting protein, producing MKHILALIIGLLLLHTGTARAAEPDAAEILRASDRSRGGGLPGIRWTVRIRPESGVDKEPERLLTLKANATASLAETREPVRFKGSKLLQVDRNMWMSRPGLRKPIPISPRQKLSGQASQGDIASTNYAVDYQGKLLREEDINGETSYVLELKAINTFCTYDRITYWVSKERQVGVKAEFFSLSGKLLKSATFEYGNQLTHEGKTFPFVSKMTIQDALTPARTTLEYADVQVTELARGTFDVNRLGN from the coding sequence ATGAAACACATCCTGGCGCTCATCATCGGACTGCTGCTCTTGCACACCGGAACAGCGCGGGCGGCGGAGCCAGACGCGGCGGAGATTCTCAGGGCTTCGGACCGCTCGCGGGGCGGAGGACTTCCTGGCATCCGCTGGACGGTCCGCATCCGTCCCGAAAGCGGCGTGGACAAGGAGCCCGAGCGGCTGCTCACCCTGAAGGCCAATGCCACCGCCAGCCTCGCGGAGACGCGAGAGCCCGTGCGCTTCAAGGGCTCCAAGCTGCTCCAGGTGGACCGGAACATGTGGATGAGCCGTCCCGGCCTCCGCAAGCCCATCCCCATCTCACCGAGGCAGAAGCTCTCCGGTCAGGCGTCTCAAGGCGACATCGCGTCGACGAACTACGCCGTCGACTACCAGGGCAAGTTGCTGCGCGAAGAGGACATCAACGGCGAGACCAGCTACGTGCTGGAGTTGAAGGCCATCAACACGTTCTGCACCTATGACCGCATCACCTACTGGGTCTCCAAGGAGCGGCAGGTCGGCGTCAAGGCGGAGTTCTTCTCCCTCTCCGGCAAGCTGCTGAAGTCCGCCACCTTCGAGTACGGCAACCAGCTCACCCACGAAGGCAAGACGTTCCCCTTCGTGAGCAAGATGACCATCCAGGACGCGCTCACGCCCGCCAGGACGACGCTGGAGTACGCCGACGTGCAGGTGACGGAGCTGGCGCGCGGGACGTTCGACGTCAACCGGCTTGGGAACTGA
- a CDS encoding serine hydrolase, translating to MPRMRPSRFVATALAGLAALVLLTAAAPRRPVTEWLARPSEAARITRVEAGLAPIALPGEAPRRLSLQQWMELYAVPGLSIAVFDKGTLVWAKTYGVKQAGGIEPVTVDTLFQAASISKPVTALAAMRHAEKRKWSLDADINDALVSWKVPENDFTKEQKVTLRRLLAHNAGTTVHGFAGYSPGAAVPTTQQILDGAAPANSGAVRVDTVPGTRTRYSGGGTVVVQQMLVDQLQQPFPRIMKEAVFAPLGLKNSTFEQPLPKALEARAAIGTRSGGTSVEGRWHTYPEMAPAGLWTTPSDLAHIALEVSKTWNGKSRRIVSPSMAKQMLTRQSSDFGIGFMRREGKEWFGHSGANEGYRAFLMALAESGSGIAVMTNSDDGSRLFERLLASAAAEYGWKGMEETQPDSPFMTVDLLVRLQGVDAAIAWFKDRKQGRAADAGLSPGILNDIGYGLLRQQKLADAVKVFEANVEFYPDDANAHDSLGEAYAEAGRKNDAVMRYKKSLELNPQNDNAVKMLEKLGSR from the coding sequence ATGCCCCGAATGCGTCCTTCCCGCTTCGTCGCCACGGCACTGGCCGGCCTCGCCGCCCTCGTGCTGCTCACCGCCGCTGCCCCGCGGCGCCCCGTCACTGAGTGGCTCGCACGGCCTTCGGAGGCCGCACGCATCACACGGGTGGAGGCGGGACTCGCACCCATCGCGCTTCCCGGTGAGGCGCCCAGGCGCCTGTCGCTCCAGCAATGGATGGAGCTGTATGCGGTGCCTGGGCTGAGCATCGCCGTCTTCGACAAGGGAACTCTGGTCTGGGCGAAGACCTATGGCGTGAAGCAGGCGGGCGGCATCGAGCCCGTCACCGTCGACACGCTCTTCCAGGCGGCCTCCATCAGCAAGCCCGTCACGGCGCTCGCGGCCATGCGCCACGCGGAGAAGCGCAAGTGGTCGCTCGACGCGGACATCAATGACGCGCTCGTCTCCTGGAAGGTGCCGGAGAACGACTTCACGAAGGAGCAGAAGGTCACCCTGCGCCGGTTGCTCGCGCACAACGCGGGCACGACGGTGCATGGCTTCGCGGGTTACTCGCCGGGAGCGGCCGTGCCGACGACGCAGCAGATTCTCGACGGTGCGGCGCCCGCGAACAGCGGCGCCGTGCGGGTCGACACCGTGCCGGGAACGCGGACGCGCTACAGCGGTGGGGGCACGGTCGTCGTCCAGCAGATGCTCGTCGACCAACTCCAGCAGCCGTTCCCGCGCATCATGAAGGAGGCGGTCTTCGCTCCGTTGGGCCTGAAGAACAGCACCTTCGAGCAGCCGCTCCCCAAGGCCCTGGAAGCACGCGCCGCCATCGGGACCCGTTCAGGTGGCACGAGCGTCGAGGGGCGTTGGCATACCTACCCGGAGATGGCCCCCGCGGGACTGTGGACCACGCCTTCCGACCTGGCGCACATCGCCCTGGAGGTCTCCAAGACCTGGAACGGCAAGTCCCGGCGCATCGTCTCCCCGTCGATGGCGAAGCAGATGCTCACGCGTCAGTCCTCGGACTTCGGCATTGGCTTCATGCGCCGCGAGGGCAAGGAATGGTTCGGACACAGCGGCGCCAACGAGGGTTACCGCGCCTTCCTCATGGCCCTGGCGGAGTCCGGGAGCGGTATCGCCGTCATGACGAACTCGGATGACGGCTCGCGCCTCTTCGAGCGGCTCCTCGCAAGCGCGGCGGCGGAGTATGGCTGGAAGGGCATGGAGGAGACCCAGCCGGACAGCCCCTTCATGACGGTGGACTTGCTGGTCCGGCTCCAGGGCGTGGACGCCGCCATTGCCTGGTTCAAGGACCGCAAACAGGGGCGGGCTGCGGACGCTGGATTGTCCCCGGGAATCCTCAACGACATCGGCTATGGGCTCCTACGCCAGCAGAAGCTCGCGGACGCCGTGAAGGTGTTCGAGGCCAATGTCGAGTTCTATCCCGACGATGCCAATGCGCACGACAGCCTCGGGGAGGCTTACGCCGAGGCAGGCCGCAAGAATGACGCTGTCATGCGCTACAAGAAGTCGCTGGAGCTCAACCCCCAGAACGACAACGCGGTGAAGATGCTGGAGAAGCTGGGCTCCCGGTGA
- a CDS encoding DUF1800 domain-containing protein, whose product MRLLSVGFLVAFVLSCASGPHPTTVVASEPVSAEPTFDEARAVHVLRRMAFGPSRQALADLRRQGVEEWMASQLSRPGAPLPAGLEAKLQALPTLAMSMAELVREYPPKRQRDEALMDGREPQRPALIGMEQSAAKLLRAVESPNQLEEVLVDFWFNHFNVSADKGAVRWMVTAYERDVIRPHVFGSFRELLGATARHPAMLFYLDNWRSVRDGMPERVSREALSEDDDAPEPAELKRGLNENYARELLELHTLGVEGGYTQQDVREVARCFTGWSIRKPRQEPAFYFRRRAHDPDDKWVLGQRIPGQRSVADGEQVLDLLARHPSTARHVASKLARRFVSDTPPPALVERVAKVFLDSGGDLPTVYRALFQSPEFWAPEARAVKVKTPFEFVVSALRATEAEVTVRPRLVQSLAKMGEPLFRAPAPTGFPEGTAPWVNSGSLVARLNFSLELVSGRMPGTKVTLKSLAAPAEPTERAWVDALGQALLGAPPSEETRATILDALSKRAEAASAVGEVRPVDVPLIAGLLLGSPEFQKQ is encoded by the coding sequence ATGCGACTTCTGTCTGTCGGATTCCTGGTGGCCTTCGTGCTCTCATGTGCGAGCGGGCCGCACCCCACGACCGTGGTGGCGTCCGAGCCTGTATCGGCCGAGCCCACCTTCGACGAGGCACGCGCGGTCCACGTCCTGCGGCGCATGGCCTTCGGACCTTCGCGACAGGCGCTGGCGGACCTGCGGCGCCAGGGGGTGGAGGAATGGATGGCGTCACAGCTCTCCCGTCCCGGTGCGCCGCTGCCAGCCGGTCTGGAGGCGAAGCTCCAAGCGCTGCCCACGTTGGCGATGTCCATGGCGGAGCTGGTGCGGGAGTACCCGCCGAAGCGCCAGCGGGACGAAGCCTTGATGGACGGGCGTGAGCCACAGCGTCCCGCCCTCATCGGCATGGAGCAATCCGCGGCGAAGCTGCTGCGGGCGGTGGAGAGTCCCAACCAGCTCGAAGAGGTGCTGGTGGACTTCTGGTTCAACCACTTCAACGTGTCCGCGGACAAAGGCGCGGTGCGGTGGATGGTGACGGCCTACGAGCGCGATGTCATCCGCCCACATGTCTTCGGCAGCTTCCGGGAGCTGCTGGGCGCCACGGCCCGTCATCCAGCGATGCTCTTCTACTTGGACAACTGGCGCAGCGTCCGTGACGGCATGCCGGAGCGCGTGTCACGCGAAGCGCTGTCAGAGGATGACGACGCACCGGAGCCCGCCGAGCTGAAGCGCGGCCTCAACGAGAACTACGCGCGCGAGCTGCTGGAGTTGCACACGTTGGGCGTGGAGGGCGGCTACACGCAGCAGGACGTGCGTGAGGTGGCCCGCTGCTTCACGGGCTGGAGTATCCGCAAGCCGCGCCAGGAGCCCGCGTTCTACTTCCGTCGCCGGGCGCATGACCCGGACGACAAGTGGGTGCTGGGACAGCGCATCCCCGGACAGCGGAGTGTGGCGGATGGGGAGCAGGTGTTGGACCTGCTGGCGCGACACCCCTCCACCGCGCGCCATGTCGCGAGCAAGCTGGCGCGGCGCTTCGTCTCGGACACGCCGCCGCCGGCGCTGGTGGAGCGGGTGGCGAAGGTGTTCCTCGACTCGGGCGGGGACTTGCCCACCGTGTACCGCGCGCTCTTCCAGTCACCGGAGTTCTGGGCCCCCGAGGCGCGGGCGGTGAAGGTGAAGACGCCCTTCGAGTTCGTGGTGTCCGCGCTGCGGGCCACCGAAGCGGAGGTGACGGTGCGCCCCCGGCTGGTGCAGTCCCTGGCGAAGATGGGCGAGCCGCTCTTCCGGGCCCCGGCGCCCACGGGCTTTCCGGAAGGGACGGCTCCGTGGGTGAACAGCGGCTCCCTGGTGGCCCGGCTCAACTTCAGCCTGGAACTGGTGTCCGGGCGGATGCCGGGGACGAAGGTGACGCTGAAGTCCTTGGCCGCGCCGGCCGAGCCCACCGAGCGCGCCTGGGTGGACGCGCTGGGCCAGGCGCTGCTAGGCGCGCCTCCGTCGGAGGAGACGCGAGCGACCATCCTCGACGCGCTGTCAAAGCGCGCCGAGGCCGCCAGCGCCGTGGGAGAAGTTCGCCCCGTGGATGTCCCGCTCATCGCCGGGTTGTTGCTGGGCTCGCCGGAGTTCCAGAAGCAGTAG
- a CDS encoding protein-arginine deiminase family protein, whose translation MPPSPPARARLLPLLLACLLASACGPLADDEGGRPGSEDPLEGPFNPVVDLRADVNRNGIVELDNPTEDEGEDTWTAERGAIFLANLDDDEDACPFSMDPHRISDDALTQCHDAMDAVVNGESDLEDLARLRTAPWPEAPAGTVGSVIVSGAAGKKVRLFKRVRGNFVSSGFPDTVFLTTAEVRRGVVLAIEGRDIVRDPEEWDGFADVVLTIGRNNPHDPVFTDTVRMRVAPVVLFHHMTPAWNVFVSKPAASIEANQFRQALGGVLADSGERMVYSEFAVDDLWPQDYFEPAYMSMPATGGRQHVMRVNYRAPHVYNTDENAPLRAAGRIAFWLRGPDNAAIQQYQQGMSMASQTLNSFGNTEVIPPYEKDGVTYPLGRLFRGRGPDSRPDYQPDPSFTKMLEAQAVQPPIYVDTSWLFVDHVDETFTFLPAPTPRGWIALVADPALARRMLQDAQARGHGDAKLFAGLSWAYSIPAEASIAEVLDNSGLMDASAVAALEIDTQLSILREETGLTDADIIRLPFLFQNASDGVTAYQPATLNLLSLTPTQVIAPDPHGPLIDGKDPFKTRFEDALGAYGIRVHWVDAWAPFHIAQGEVHCATQSARQVPDVKWWEGGR comes from the coding sequence ATGCCGCCGTCCCCGCCCGCCCGAGCACGACTCCTGCCGCTGTTGCTCGCCTGCCTGTTGGCCAGCGCCTGCGGGCCCCTGGCCGATGACGAAGGGGGACGCCCCGGAAGCGAGGATCCACTCGAAGGGCCCTTCAATCCGGTGGTCGACCTGCGCGCGGATGTGAATCGCAATGGCATCGTCGAACTCGACAACCCCACGGAGGACGAGGGCGAGGACACCTGGACGGCGGAGCGCGGCGCCATCTTCCTGGCCAACCTGGACGACGACGAGGACGCCTGCCCCTTCTCCATGGACCCCCACCGCATCAGCGATGACGCGCTGACGCAGTGCCATGACGCCATGGACGCGGTGGTGAATGGCGAGTCGGACCTGGAGGACCTGGCCCGGCTGCGCACGGCGCCCTGGCCCGAGGCGCCCGCGGGCACGGTGGGCTCCGTCATCGTGTCCGGGGCCGCGGGCAAGAAGGTGCGCCTGTTCAAGCGCGTGCGGGGCAACTTCGTCTCGAGCGGCTTTCCCGACACCGTGTTCCTGACGACCGCCGAGGTGCGGCGCGGCGTGGTGCTCGCCATCGAGGGGCGCGACATCGTTCGCGACCCCGAGGAATGGGATGGCTTCGCGGACGTGGTGCTCACCATCGGCCGGAACAACCCGCACGACCCGGTGTTCACCGACACCGTCCGCATGCGCGTGGCACCCGTGGTGCTCTTCCACCACATGACGCCCGCGTGGAACGTCTTCGTCTCCAAGCCCGCCGCCAGCATCGAAGCCAACCAGTTCCGGCAGGCGCTGGGCGGCGTGCTCGCGGATTCAGGAGAGCGGATGGTCTACTCCGAGTTCGCGGTGGATGACTTGTGGCCGCAGGACTACTTCGAGCCCGCGTACATGTCGATGCCCGCCACAGGCGGCCGCCAGCACGTCATGCGCGTCAACTACCGCGCGCCGCACGTCTACAACACCGACGAGAACGCGCCCCTTCGCGCGGCCGGCCGCATCGCGTTCTGGCTTCGCGGCCCCGACAATGCCGCCATCCAGCAGTACCAGCAGGGCATGTCCATGGCCTCCCAGACGCTGAACTCCTTCGGCAACACGGAGGTCATCCCGCCGTACGAGAAGGACGGTGTCACGTATCCCCTGGGCCGGCTGTTCCGGGGCCGGGGGCCGGACTCGCGGCCGGACTATCAGCCCGACCCCAGCTTCACGAAGATGCTGGAGGCGCAGGCCGTGCAGCCTCCCATCTACGTAGACACCTCGTGGCTGTTCGTGGACCACGTGGATGAGACGTTCACCTTCCTGCCCGCACCCACGCCTCGGGGCTGGATTGCCCTGGTGGCCGACCCGGCGCTCGCGCGGCGGATGCTCCAGGACGCGCAGGCCCGGGGGCACGGAGACGCGAAGCTCTTCGCCGGCCTGTCCTGGGCGTACTCCATTCCCGCGGAGGCGAGCATCGCCGAGGTGCTCGACAACTCCGGACTGATGGACGCCAGCGCCGTGGCGGCACTGGAAATCGACACGCAACTCTCCATCCTCCGCGAGGAGACGGGCCTCACGGACGCCGACATCATCCGCTTGCCCTTCCTCTTCCAGAACGCTTCAGACGGCGTGACGGCGTACCAGCCCGCCACGTTGAACCTGCTGTCGTTGACGCCCACGCAGGTCATCGCGCCAGACCCGCACGGACCGCTCATCGATGGGAAGGACCCGTTCAAGACGCGGTTCGAGGATGCGCTCGGAGCCTATGGCATCCGCGTGCACTGGGTGGATGCGTGGGCGCCGTTCCACATCGCCCAGGGCGAAGTCCACTGCGCCACCCAGAGCGCTCGGCAGGTACCCGACGTGAAGTGGTGGGAGGGTGGACGATGA
- a CDS encoding response regulator transcription factor, protein MTSSVPALLLVEDDANLRLALRDNLENQGGYAVEEATCVREAREHLGRRDFQLILLDVMLPDGDGYTLCRALREEGVATPVLMLTARTLEDDVVRGFESGAQDYLGKPYRLRELLARVGALVRRSGAAPVKGLRFAGFRMDLDRRKVETPAGVAVELTRTEFDLLAFLVRERERVLRRDEILDAVWGRDVVVDPHTVDNFVSSLKKKLGWNSTSRFAIQTVRGVGYRMEIEAA, encoded by the coding sequence ATGACCTCATCCGTTCCGGCGCTCCTCCTGGTGGAGGACGACGCCAACCTGCGGCTCGCGCTGCGCGACAACCTGGAGAACCAGGGCGGCTACGCGGTGGAGGAAGCCACCTGCGTGCGGGAGGCGCGCGAGCACCTGGGCCGGCGCGACTTCCAGCTCATCCTGCTGGACGTCATGCTGCCGGACGGTGACGGCTACACGCTGTGCCGCGCGCTGCGCGAAGAAGGCGTGGCGACGCCCGTCCTGATGCTCACCGCGCGCACCCTGGAGGACGACGTGGTGCGGGGCTTCGAATCAGGCGCGCAGGACTACCTGGGCAAGCCCTACCGGCTGCGCGAGCTGCTGGCGCGCGTGGGCGCGCTGGTGCGCCGCTCCGGCGCGGCTCCGGTGAAGGGCCTGCGCTTCGCGGGCTTCCGGATGGACCTGGACCGCCGGAAGGTGGAGACACCTGCTGGAGTCGCGGTGGAGTTGACGCGGACGGAGTTCGACCTGCTCGCGTTCCTGGTGCGGGAGCGCGAGCGCGTGCTGCGCCGCGACGAAATCCTGGACGCGGTGTGGGGCCGGGACGTCGTCGTGGACCCTCACACCGTGGACAACTTCGTCTCCAGCCTGAAGAAGAAGCTGGGCTGGAACAGCACGTCCCGCTTCGCCATCCAGACGGTGCGCGGTGTGGGGTACCGGATGGAAATCGAAGCGGCCTGA